The Cryptosporangium phraense genomic interval CGCCGGCTCGGGCCGAGGATCCCGCCAATCCTGGCGCCACGAATTCGCCACCACCGCCCCGTGATAGACCGCCGCCACCGACCCGCACCCCACCGCCCCACCCAGCGACGCGCACCGCGTCACCAGCGCCCGCCCGAACGCCGCATCGATCGCCGCACGCGCCCACGGCCCCAGCGGCAACCCGACCCGTGCGGCATAACGCAGCAGGTCATAGCCCAGATCATGGGCCCGGCAGGCCCGCGAGAAGTCGTAGCGCGTCGCGCCCGTCGGCGCCGAGCACGCCCCGCGGGGCGACGCCCACGTCGACCCCGACCGCACCGGCCAGTACCCCATCACGGCCTCGAAATCGGCCGGCACCACGAACCGTCCGCCGCCGGTCAACGCCTCGACCGCCGCCCCGGCCGGCGTGTCCCGCCGAGCCGGCGGACCCGCCGTCGCCGCGTCACCGCACAGCCCGCAGGCCAGCAGCACGAGCAGCACCACCGTCCACAGTCGCCGCATCGGACCCGCTCCTCCCGGCAGCGACCGACCGCTGCCGGGACGAAGAGTGCGGAGTCGAGCGGGTCCGGATCGTCGGGCCCGGGAGCGATCCGGGCCGTCGCTCCCCCGCATGACGCGAGCCCGATCTCACCCGCCGGGACCAGCCCGGACGTGGTCCGGACGTGGTCCGGACGGGCACGGCCGGAGCAACCCGGGGCGAACCCCCGGACGACGTCATACCGAGGTATCCCTCGATCGCCCACCGCGGTATGACGACTCGCCCCACCCCGCCGCCCTACGCTCGGCGACGTGCGCTGGTTACCGCCCGACCGACCGAGCCGCCGAGACGTCGTGCTCGCCGCCCTCTGGACGGTCGTCGCGGCCGGCGTCTGCTTACCGATCGCGCTCGCCTCGACGCCCTCCAGCTACGACGTCCGTGGGGAGCTGCTGTTCGTCGCGGCGGCCCAGACCGTGCCGTTCTGGCTGATGCGCCGGTATCCGTCGCTGGCCTGGTACACGGCCGTCGCGGTCGCGATCCTGCTGCCCGAGCGGTACGACGTGCTCCTCGCCGACCCCTGGCCGTGGCCACCGCTGTTCGGCATCACGTTGTTCATCGCGTTCGCCAACATCTGCGCCCGGACGCCCCGCCGCGCCGCCGCCGGGGCCTGGATCACCGCCGCGTACCTGTTCTGGGTCTACTCGATCCCCGACCAACGCCCGGGCTGGCTGATCGCGCTGGCGGCGATCGCGGTCCTCGTCGACGTCGTCCGGATGCTGCGGCGGACCAGCCGGGCGCTCGGGCGGGAGCGGAGGCTCAGCGAGGACGAGAAGGCGCGCCGCACGATCCTCGAGGAACGCGCCCGGATCGCCCGCGACCTGCACGACGTCGTCGCGCACCACATGTCGATGGTCGTCGTGCAGGCCGAGACCGCGCCGTACCGGATCGACGGGCTCTCCCCGGCCGCGACCGACGACTTCGCCGCGATCAGCCGGACCGCCCGGGAGGCGCTCAACGAGGTCCGCGGGCTGCTCGGGGTGCTGCGCAGCGACGAGATCACGTCCGACCTGCGTCCTCAGCCCGGCCTGCACGATCTCGGCGAGCTGGTGGGCACCGCGCGGAAGGCCGGGGCCCGGGTCGACGTCGTCGAACAGGGACAGCGACGGCCGCTGCGGCCGGGCGTCGACGTCGGCGCGTACCGGATCGTGCAGGAGTCGCTGGCCAACGCGGCCCGGCACTCCCCCGGCGCCCCGATCCGGGTCGCGGTCACCTATTCCGACGACGCGGTCGAACTGGCGATCGTGAACGCGGCCCCGGCCGGGCCGACTCAACGCACCGGCGCGGTCGGGCACGGGCTCACCGGGATGACCGAGCGAGCGACGGTCGTCGGTGGCACCCTCCAGGCCGAGCCGACCCCGGACGGCGGCTTCGCCGTCCACGCCCGCCTCCCGGCCGGAGCGCTCCGGTGACCCGGATCGTCGTCGTCGACGACCAGGCGATGGTCCGCCAGGGCTTCGCCGCGTTGCTCGACGCCCAGGCCGACTTCACCGTGGTCGGTCAGGCCGCCGACGGCGCCGAGGCACTGCGCCTGGCCCGTCGCGTCCAGCCGGACGTCGTCCTGATGGACGTCCGCATGCCGAACATGGACGGGCTGGAGGCAACGCGACGGATCCTCGACGGCGGGAGTACGGAAGCCCCACGGGTCCTGATGCTGACGACGTTCGACCTGGACGACTACGTGTACGCGGCGCTCCGGGCCGGAGCCAGCGGGTTTCTCCTCAAGGACGCGCCGATGGCGGACCTGGTGCAGGCCGTCCGGGTGGTCGCGGCCGGAGAGGCGCTGCTGGCGCCGAGCGTCACCCGGCGGCTGATCGCCGACTTCGCGCGCCGGCCGGCGACGCACCGGGCGCGCCCCGACCGGCTCCGGGTCCTGACCCCGCGGGAGTCCGAGGTGCTGACGCTGATCGCGCGCGGGCTGTCCAACGGCGAGATCGCCGACGCGCTGGTGGTCGCCGAGCAGACGGTCAAGACCCACGTCGGGCGGATCCTGGCCAAGCTCGACCTGCGCGACCGGGCCCAGGCCGTCGTACTCGCGTACGAGACCGGGCTGGTCGAACCGGGCGCCTGAACCTTCAGGCCGTCCCGGCGGCTGCCGATGGAACACCGACGGGCCGCCTCACCGAGACGGCGGCCTCGGTGTGTCCGAGGAGGGGCCGTGGAGAAGCGTCGTGCGCTCGCCGTCACGATCGCCGTCTTCGCCGCGGCCTACTACGCGATCGCCGTGTTCCTGGCCCACGGCACCTCGGCGTTCGCCCCGGTCGCCTCGGTCGGCGGAGCGCTCGCGTGCTACGCCGCGGCGGCCGGGGCCGGCTGGGCCGCCCGGCGCGCGGTCCGGACCACCCGGCGCGGGTGGGCCGCGGTCGGGGTCGGCCTGGCGATGTGGGCGACCGGCAACTCGCTGAGCTTCGCCTGGTACCTCAGCGGCAAGGAGGGCTACAGCCACGTCGTCGACTTCCTGTACCTGTCCGCGATCCCGATCCTGCTCTACGGGCTGACGTCGCTGCTGGCCGCTCAGCTCCCGACCGTGCCGTACCGGATGCTGCTCGACGGCCTGATCATCGCCGGGTCGCTGTTCGTGGTGAGCTGGGGCGCGGTGCTCGGGCAGGTCGCGCACGAGGAGAAGGCCGACGTCAACTGGGCGATCGCGATGGCCTATCCGATCACCGACGTGGTGATGGCCAGCGTCGTGCTGCTCGTGCTGTCGGCCGCCGAGCGGGGTAACCGGGCCTCGCTGGGCCTGCTCAGCGCGGGCTTCCTGCTCACCGCGGGCGGCGACGTCGCCTACGCGCTGCTCGACCGGCTGGGCAACTACAGCAGCAACGGCGTCGTCAACCTGGTCTGGTTCGTCTCCTACGAGCTGATGATGCTCGGTGGCGTCTGGGCCGCGACCGGCACCCAGCGGACGCCCGAGCGGGTCGAGTTCCCGCAGTACACGTTGCTGCCGTACATCCCGTTCAGCCTGGCGATCGGCACCGCGGTGACGGTGGTCTTCCTGCCCGGCGGCCTGGGCCCGGTGATCGTCGTGACGACCGCGTCGCTGGTGATGATG includes:
- a CDS encoding response regulator — its product is MTRIVVVDDQAMVRQGFAALLDAQADFTVVGQAADGAEALRLARRVQPDVVLMDVRMPNMDGLEATRRILDGGSTEAPRVLMLTTFDLDDYVYAALRAGASGFLLKDAPMADLVQAVRVVAAGEALLAPSVTRRLIADFARRPATHRARPDRLRVLTPRESEVLTLIARGLSNGEIADALVVAEQTVKTHVGRILAKLDLRDRAQAVVLAYETGLVEPGA
- a CDS encoding GGDEF domain-containing protein; the protein is MEKRRALAVTIAVFAAAYYAIAVFLAHGTSAFAPVASVGGALACYAAAAGAGWAARRAVRTTRRGWAAVGVGLAMWATGNSLSFAWYLSGKEGYSHVVDFLYLSAIPILLYGLTSLLAAQLPTVPYRMLLDGLIIAGSLFVVSWGAVLGQVAHEEKADVNWAIAMAYPITDVVMASVVLLVLSAAERGNRASLGLLSAGFLLTAGGDVAYALLDRLGNYSSNGVVNLVWFVSYELMMLGGVWAATGTQRTPERVEFPQYTLLPYIPFSLAIGTAVTVVFLPGGLGPVIVVTTASLVMMVLGRQLMTVRENVTLNARLEALVAELRQREEELEHRAYHDALTELPNRALFHSRVEDAIAAHDGNVTVLYVDLDGFKAVNDRYGHGVGDALLVLVADKLRTCAGSARQVARLGGDEFAVLLPATTDPADGTALASRIVSSIGAISDVDGYPVTIGASVGVAVNQSDGRVGELLRAADLAMYAAKIEGKGRYALVGSAVGAIDQAAVSSAAPNETWKRAHQIETLVSVVKSASSGTG
- a CDS encoding sensor histidine kinase, with the protein product MRWLPPDRPSRRDVVLAALWTVVAAGVCLPIALASTPSSYDVRGELLFVAAAQTVPFWLMRRYPSLAWYTAVAVAILLPERYDVLLADPWPWPPLFGITLFIAFANICARTPRRAAAGAWITAAYLFWVYSIPDQRPGWLIALAAIAVLVDVVRMLRRTSRALGRERRLSEDEKARRTILEERARIARDLHDVVAHHMSMVVVQAETAPYRIDGLSPAATDDFAAISRTAREALNEVRGLLGVLRSDEITSDLRPQPGLHDLGELVGTARKAGARVDVVEQGQRRPLRPGVDVGAYRIVQESLANAARHSPGAPIRVAVTYSDDAVELAIVNAAPAGPTQRTGAVGHGLTGMTERATVVGGTLQAEPTPDGGFAVHARLPAGALR
- a CDS encoding phospholipase A2, which produces MRRLWTVVLLVLLACGLCGDAATAGPPARRDTPAGAAVEALTGGGRFVVPADFEAVMGYWPVRSGSTWASPRGACSAPTGATRYDFSRACRAHDLGYDLLRYAARVGLPLGPWARAAIDAAFGRALVTRCASLGGAVGCGSVAAVYHGAVVANSWRQDWRDPRPEPALRWVLIAVGLTVAPVVVNVVIALVQRVGSGKSGRKGFS